One genomic window of Gallaecimonas sp. GXIMD4217 includes the following:
- the ruvC gene encoding crossover junction endodeoxyribonuclease RuvC, producing the protein MSRLILGIDPGSRITGYGLVRQTGVRFAYVGSGCIRVSADNLPDRLKQVHDGVTEIIRQFQPQEMAIEQVFMAKNADSALKLGQARGVAILAGRQAELPVAEYSARQVKQAVVGTGGADKSQVAHMVTQMLKLPGTPQADAADALAIALCHGHTSTSLNKMALTNLKQVRGRLR; encoded by the coding sequence TTGAGCCGGCTCATCCTCGGCATCGACCCCGGCTCGCGCATTACCGGCTACGGCCTGGTGCGCCAGACCGGGGTTCGTTTTGCCTACGTGGGCAGTGGTTGCATCCGGGTCAGCGCCGACAACCTGCCGGACCGCCTCAAGCAGGTCCACGACGGCGTCACCGAGATCATCCGCCAGTTCCAGCCCCAGGAGATGGCCATAGAGCAGGTGTTCATGGCCAAGAACGCCGACTCGGCCCTGAAGCTGGGCCAGGCCAGGGGCGTGGCCATACTGGCCGGGCGCCAGGCGGAGCTGCCCGTGGCCGAGTATTCGGCCCGCCAGGTCAAGCAGGCGGTGGTGGGCACCGGCGGCGCCGACAAGAGCCAGGTGGCGCACATGGTCACCCAGATGCTGAAGCTGCCGGGCACGCCCCAGGCGGATGCCGCCGACGCCCTGGCCATCGCCCTGTGCCATGGACACACCAGCACCAGCCTGAATAAGATGGCGTTAACCAACCTCAAGCAGGTCCGCGGCCGACTGCGCTGA
- the ruvA gene encoding Holliday junction branch migration protein RuvA yields MIGRLTGILALKQPPEALIDVAGVGYEVQCSMQSFYAMPAVGSEVCLWTHQVVREDAHLLFGFVKPEERALFRILIKANGVGPKLALAILSNLSVQQFVTIVSHGDVSTLVKLPGVGKKTAERLLVELADKLKDFGELATPYTDAAPLDMEAHNGFESAPAPEDDAIAALVALGYKGAQAEKSVKKVAKAGMSSEDLIRDALKAMM; encoded by the coding sequence ATGATAGGACGACTGACCGGGATCCTGGCCCTCAAGCAGCCCCCCGAAGCCCTGATCGACGTGGCCGGTGTCGGCTACGAAGTGCAATGCTCCATGCAATCCTTCTACGCCATGCCGGCCGTGGGCAGCGAGGTCTGCCTGTGGACCCACCAGGTGGTGCGCGAGGACGCCCACCTGCTGTTCGGCTTCGTCAAGCCCGAGGAGCGGGCCCTGTTCCGCATCCTGATCAAGGCCAACGGCGTCGGTCCCAAGCTGGCCCTGGCCATCCTCTCCAACCTGTCGGTGCAGCAGTTCGTCACCATCGTCTCCCACGGCGACGTCTCCACCCTAGTCAAGCTGCCCGGCGTCGGCAAGAAGACCGCCGAGCGGCTGCTGGTGGAGCTGGCCGACAAGCTCAAGGATTTCGGCGAGCTGGCCACCCCCTATACCGACGCCGCGCCCCTGGACATGGAGGCCCACAACGGCTTCGAGAGCGCGCCCGCGCCGGAGGACGACGCCATCGCCGCCCTGGTGGCCCTGGGCTACAAGGGCGCCCAGGCGGAGAAATCCGTCAAGAAGGTGGCCAAGGCCGGCATGAGCTCGGAAGATCTCATCCGCGACGCCCTCAAGGCCATGATGTGA